A part of Thalassophryne amazonica chromosome 3, fThaAma1.1, whole genome shotgun sequence genomic DNA contains:
- the LOC117507662 gene encoding myosin-9-like, which translates to MFILEQEEYQREGTEWSFIDFGLDLQPYIDLIEKPPGPPGILALLDEECWFPKATDKSFVEKVLQEQGNHAKFLKPKKLKDEADFCIIHYAGKVDNKADAWLMKNMDPLNDNVATLLNQSADKFVSELWKDVDRIVGLDKVTGMSEMPGAFKTHKGMFQTVG; encoded by the coding sequence ATGTTCATCCTGGAGCAGGAGGAGTATCAGAGAGAGGGCACtgagtggagctttattgacttTGGTCTTGACTTGCAGCCCTACATTGACCTCATCGAGAAACCCCCTGGTCCTCCTGGTATTCTTGCACTGCTGGATGAGGAGTGCTGGTTTCCTAAAGCCACAGACAAAAGCTTTGTGGAAAAGGTCCTCCAAGAACAGGGCAACCACGCAAAGTTCCTCAAGCCCAAGAAACTAAAAGACGAGGCAGACTTCTGTATCATCCATTATGCTGGCAAGGTAGACAACAAGGCAGACGCGTGGCTGATGAAGAACATGGACCCATTAAACGATAATGTGGCTACACTGCTCAATCAGTCCGCTGACAAGTTTGTTTCTGAGCTCTGGAAGGATGTGGACCGCATTGTGGGTCTGGATAAGGTCACTGGTATGTCCGAGATGCCCGGTGCATTTAAGACCCACAAGGGCATGTTCCAAACAGTGGGCTAG